The Ornithinimicrobium faecis genome includes a window with the following:
- a CDS encoding DEAD/DEAH box helicase, translating to MAKAIGRASAPSNKKKPRHTTAQKKAAAKSRELSARSSRRDDRTSYADRNDRDDRPRRGGQGGKRYDERPQRSDRDDRGGRRDWNNRDDRGPRREFNRDERPQRRDWNSDDRGPRRDFNGERPQRREWNNRDDRGPRRDFNGERPQRREWNRDERPQRRDWNSDDRGPRRDFNGERPQRREWNNRDDRGPRRDFNGERPQRREWNRDDRPQRSFDRDDRGPRREWNNRDDRGPRRDFNGERPQRREWNRDDRPTRRDTSDEARQNHSWERRERRDNRHFSEDRPHSVQEHRVEETPKQAKPVHEGPNEFGDLGLNEQLVERLTQLGLVKPFPIQAATIPDALAGRDLLGRGQTGSGKTLAFGLPTLHRLAEGERAKPRKPHALILTPTRELAMQIMEALRPLLQTMRLRHQLVAGGMSYTPQLRSLEQGVDLLVATPGRLADLLERGAADLSEVKITVLDEADHMAEMGFVEAISEILDLTPADGQRLLFSATLDHGVDKVAKKYLSDPVTHQTDSATASVSTMEHHVFLVDPQHKKPITAAIANRTGRTIVFVRTKLGADRIALQLRECGVFAAALHGGLNQAQRTRVLEAFKSGELPVLVATDVAARGIHVDEVSLVLQADPPADHKDYLHRAGRTARAGETGRVVTLALPHQKKGVQRMLEAAGVDANPTKVTPQDSAVLETAGGREPSFEAIPQSVLDRLLRPKRPQGRGNYRGRPQRRNGGFDRERGNRVAGGYRGNR from the coding sequence ATGGCCAAGGCCATCGGGCGCGCTTCCGCGCCCTCCAACAAGAAGAAGCCCCGCCACACGACGGCCCAGAAAAAGGCCGCCGCCAAGTCACGTGAGTTGTCCGCGCGCTCCTCGCGCCGCGACGACCGCACCTCGTATGCCGACCGGAACGACCGTGATGACCGCCCCCGTCGCGGTGGTCAGGGTGGCAAGCGCTACGACGAGCGCCCGCAGCGGTCCGACCGTGACGACCGCGGTGGTCGCCGTGACTGGAACAACCGGGACGACCGTGGCCCGCGCCGCGAGTTCAACCGCGACGAGCGCCCCCAGCGTCGTGACTGGAACAGCGATGACCGTGGTCCCCGTCGTGACTTCAACGGTGAGCGTCCGCAGCGTCGTGAGTGGAACAACCGCGATGACCGTGGCCCGCGCCGTGACTTCAACGGTGAGCGTCCGCAGCGTCGTGAGTGGAACCGTGACGAGCGCCCCCAGCGTCGTGACTGGAACAGCGATGACCGTGGTCCCCGTCGTGACTTCAACGGTGAGCGTCCGCAGCGTCGTGAGTGGAACAACCGCGATGACCGTGGCCCGCGCCGTGACTTCAACGGTGAGCGTCCGCAGCGTCGCGAGTGGAACCGTGACGACCGCCCGCAGCGGTCCTTCGACCGTGACGACCGTGGTCCCCGTCGTGAGTGGAACAACCGCGATGACCGTGGCCCGCGCCGTGACTTCAACGGTGAGCGTCCGCAGCGTCGTGAGTGGAACCGCGACGACCGCCCGACTCGTCGGGACACCTCGGACGAGGCCCGTCAGAACCACAGCTGGGAGCGGCGCGAGCGTCGTGACAACCGGCACTTCTCCGAGGACCGCCCGCACTCGGTGCAGGAGCACCGTGTCGAGGAGACCCCGAAGCAGGCCAAGCCCGTGCACGAGGGCCCGAACGAGTTCGGTGACCTCGGGCTGAACGAGCAGCTGGTCGAGCGCCTCACCCAGCTCGGGCTGGTCAAGCCGTTCCCAATCCAGGCCGCCACCATCCCCGATGCCCTGGCTGGTCGTGACCTGCTGGGTCGGGGTCAGACCGGTTCTGGCAAGACGCTGGCCTTCGGCCTGCCGACGCTGCACCGCCTGGCAGAGGGCGAGCGCGCCAAGCCGCGCAAGCCGCACGCGCTGATCCTGACGCCGACCCGTGAGCTCGCGATGCAGATCATGGAGGCCCTGCGTCCGCTGCTGCAGACGATGCGACTGCGCCACCAGTTGGTGGCCGGCGGCATGTCCTACACCCCGCAGCTGCGCAGCCTGGAGCAGGGCGTTGACCTGCTCGTTGCCACGCCGGGTCGCCTCGCCGACCTGCTCGAGCGCGGTGCCGCTGACCTCTCCGAGGTCAAGATCACGGTGCTCGACGAGGCCGACCACATGGCCGAGATGGGCTTCGTCGAGGCGATCTCTGAGATCCTTGACCTCACCCCGGCCGATGGCCAGCGCCTGCTGTTCTCGGCAACGCTGGACCACGGTGTGGACAAGGTCGCCAAGAAGTACCTCTCGGACCCGGTGACCCACCAGACGGACAGCGCCACCGCGAGCGTGTCCACCATGGAGCACCACGTCTTCCTGGTCGACCCGCAGCACAAGAAGCCGATCACCGCGGCGATCGCCAACCGCACGGGCCGGACCATTGTCTTCGTGCGCACCAAGCTGGGCGCCGACCGCATTGCGCTGCAGTTGCGTGAGTGCGGCGTGTTCGCCGCGGCCCTGCACGGTGGGCTCAACCAGGCGCAGCGCACCCGCGTCCTCGAGGCGTTCAAGTCCGGCGAGTTGCCGGTCCTGGTCGCCACGGACGTCGCGGCGCGTGGCATCCACGTTGACGAGGTGTCCCTCGTGCTCCAGGCGGACCCGCCGGCAGATCACAAGGACTACCTGCACCGTGCCGGTCGCACGGCGCGTGCGGGGGAGACCGGTCGCGTGGTGACCCTGGCACTGCCGCACCAGAAGAAGGGCGTGCAGCGCATGCTCGAGGCCGCCGGTGTGGACGCCAACCCGACCAAGGTGACTCCGCAGGACTCCGCGGTGCTGGAGACCGCCGGTGGCCGTGAGCCTTCCTTCGAGGCGATCCCGCAGTCGGTGCTCGACCGCCTGCTGCGCCCGAAGCGTCCCCAGGGTCGTGGCAACTACCGCGGTCGCCCGCAGCGCCGCAACGGCGGCTTCGACCGCGAGCGCGGCAACCGCGTCGCCGGTGGCTACCGGGGCAACCGCTGA